The Quercus robur chromosome 7, dhQueRobu3.1, whole genome shotgun sequence genome has a segment encoding these proteins:
- the LOC126693686 gene encoding receptor-like protein Cf-9 isoform X6, with protein sequence MGCLGWKYQLFCLVVLLSFLFHLPSSFSSSLSSISPCSALLHFNSSLSLHRSASPSYYASRIQMCDNSYPKTASWKEDKECCSWDGVECDQTTRHVIGLDLSCSWLNGPIHSNSTLFFLPHLRTLNLAGNCFNESLISPEFGKFKTLTHLNLSFSCFSGKIPNEISHLSSLVSLDLSLNDELLIETPVWKRVIYNLTQLRELLLDWSDMSSIRANSLMNLSSSLTTLSLNDCMLQGKLQNNFLGLPSIQTLDLGFNDNLDLGPFSKCNWSSIYLKFLDLSFISFSEELPNFISNMKSLKHLNLANCNLIGSIPISLGNLTKLTSLDMSSNNFSGLLPLSLLNLPNLSTLHLGYNQLVGPLPNHLVGIIAVEVIVRFEVVASNVSKHISNFCALEQIKTSTANAKFNY encoded by the exons ATGGGGTGTTTAGGTTGGAAATATCAATTGTTCTGTCTTGTAGTTCTACTCTCCTTTCTCTTTCATCTTCCATCGTCTTTTTCCTCTTCCTTGTCATCAATCTCACCATGCTCTGCTTTACTCCATTTTAatagctctctttctcttcacAGATCCGCTTCTCCTTCTTATTACGCATCTAGAATTCAGATGTGTGATAATTCATATCCAAAGACAGCCTCTTGGAAGGAAGATAAGGAATGCTGTAGTTGGGATGGGGTCGAGTGTGACCAAACCACACGCCATGTTATTGGCCTCGACCTCAGTTGCAGTTGGCTCAATGGCCCCATTCATTCCAACAGTACCCTCTTCTTTCTTCCCCATCTCAGGACCTTGAATCTCGCTGGCAATTGCTTCAATGAATCCCTAATTTCGCCTGAGTTTGGCAAGTTTAAGACTTTGACTCATCTTAACCTTTCTTTTTCCTGTTTTTCTGGCAAAATCCCGAACGAAATCTCTCATTTGTCTTCGCTGGTTTCACTTGATCTTTCACTCAACGATGAGCTTTTAATTGAAACACCAGTATGGAAAAGAGTCATTTATAACCTTACTCAGTTAAGGGAACTTCTTCTGGATTGGTCAGATATGTCCTCAATCAGAGCTAATTCCTTGATGAACCTATCCTCCTCTTTGACAACTCTTAGTCTCAATGACTGTATGTTGCAGGGAAAACTCCAAAATAACTTCCTCGGCCTTCCCAGCATACAAACCCTTGATCTAGGGTTTAATGACAATCTTGATTTGGGTCCTTTTTCAAAGTGTAATTGGAGCAGTATTTACCTGAAATTCTTAGATCTCTCTTTTATAAGCTTTTCAGAAGAATTACCTAATTTTATCAGCAATATGAAGTCTTTGAAGCATTTGAATCTCGCTAATTGCAATTTGATTGGGTCAATTCCAATATCACTTGGAAACCTTACAAAACTTACTTCTTTGGATATGTCATCTAATAATTTCAGCG GTTTGCTACCGTTGTCACTATTGAACTTGCCCAATCTCTCAACTTTACACCTTGGCTATAATCAACTTGTTGGTCCCCTTCCTAATCAT TTGGTTGGCATCATTGCTGTTGAAGTAATTG TAAGATTCGAGGTTGTTGCCTCCAATGTTTCAAAACATATCAGTAACTTCTGTGCACTTGAACAGATCAAGACCTCTACGGCTAACGCAAAG tTTAATTATTGA
- the LOC126693686 gene encoding receptor-like protein Cf-9 isoform X4, with amino-acid sequence MGCLGWKYQLFCLVVLLSFLFHLPSSFSSSLSSISPCSALLHFNSSLSLHRSASPSYYASRIQMCDNSYPKTASWKEDKECCSWDGVECDQTTRHVIGLDLSCSWLNGPIHSNSTLFFLPHLRTLNLAGNCFNESLISPEFGKFKTLTHLNLSFSCFSGKIPNEISHLSSLVSLDLSLNDELLIETPVWKRVIYNLTQLRELLLDWSDMSSIRANSLMNLSSSLTTLSLNDCMLQGKLQNNFLGLPSIQTLDLGFNDNLDLGPFSKCNWSSIYLKFLDLSFISFSEELPNFISNMKSLKHLNLANCNLIGSIPISLGNLTKLTSLDMSSNNFSGLLPLSLLNLPNLSTLHLGYNQLVGPLPNHLVGIIAVEVIVRFEVVASNVSKHISNFCALEQIKTSTANAKDAMQTRLVRSCSNRL; translated from the exons ATGGGGTGTTTAGGTTGGAAATATCAATTGTTCTGTCTTGTAGTTCTACTCTCCTTTCTCTTTCATCTTCCATCGTCTTTTTCCTCTTCCTTGTCATCAATCTCACCATGCTCTGCTTTACTCCATTTTAatagctctctttctcttcacAGATCCGCTTCTCCTTCTTATTACGCATCTAGAATTCAGATGTGTGATAATTCATATCCAAAGACAGCCTCTTGGAAGGAAGATAAGGAATGCTGTAGTTGGGATGGGGTCGAGTGTGACCAAACCACACGCCATGTTATTGGCCTCGACCTCAGTTGCAGTTGGCTCAATGGCCCCATTCATTCCAACAGTACCCTCTTCTTTCTTCCCCATCTCAGGACCTTGAATCTCGCTGGCAATTGCTTCAATGAATCCCTAATTTCGCCTGAGTTTGGCAAGTTTAAGACTTTGACTCATCTTAACCTTTCTTTTTCCTGTTTTTCTGGCAAAATCCCGAACGAAATCTCTCATTTGTCTTCGCTGGTTTCACTTGATCTTTCACTCAACGATGAGCTTTTAATTGAAACACCAGTATGGAAAAGAGTCATTTATAACCTTACTCAGTTAAGGGAACTTCTTCTGGATTGGTCAGATATGTCCTCAATCAGAGCTAATTCCTTGATGAACCTATCCTCCTCTTTGACAACTCTTAGTCTCAATGACTGTATGTTGCAGGGAAAACTCCAAAATAACTTCCTCGGCCTTCCCAGCATACAAACCCTTGATCTAGGGTTTAATGACAATCTTGATTTGGGTCCTTTTTCAAAGTGTAATTGGAGCAGTATTTACCTGAAATTCTTAGATCTCTCTTTTATAAGCTTTTCAGAAGAATTACCTAATTTTATCAGCAATATGAAGTCTTTGAAGCATTTGAATCTCGCTAATTGCAATTTGATTGGGTCAATTCCAATATCACTTGGAAACCTTACAAAACTTACTTCTTTGGATATGTCATCTAATAATTTCAGCG GTTTGCTACCGTTGTCACTATTGAACTTGCCCAATCTCTCAACTTTACACCTTGGCTATAATCAACTTGTTGGTCCCCTTCCTAATCAT TTGGTTGGCATCATTGCTGTTGAAGTAATTG TAAGATTCGAGGTTGTTGCCTCCAATGTTTCAAAACATATCAGTAACTTCTGTGCACTTGAACAGATCAAGACCTCTACGGCTAACGCAAAG
- the LOC126693686 gene encoding receptor-like protein Cf-9 isoform X5 — MGCLGWKYQLFCLVVLLSFLFHLPSSFSSSLSSISPCSALLHFNSSLSLHRSASPSYYASRIQMCDNSYPKTASWKEDKECCSWDGVECDQTTRHVIGLDLSCSWLNGPIHSNSTLFFLPHLRTLNLAGNCFNESLISPEFGKFKTLTHLNLSFSCFSGKIPNEISHLSSLVSLDLSLNDELLIETPVWKRVIYNLTQLRELLLDWSDMSSIRANSLMNLSSSLTTLSLNDCMLQGKLQNNFLGLPSIQTLDLGFNDNLDLGPFSKCNWSSIYLKFLDLSFISFSEELPNFISNMKSLKHLNLANCNLIGSIPISLGNLTKLTSLDMSSNNFSGLLPLSLLNLPNLSTLHLGYNQLVGPLPNHLVGIIAVEVIDSRLLPPMFQNISVTSVHLNRSRPLRLTQRTLCKHGW; from the exons ATGGGGTGTTTAGGTTGGAAATATCAATTGTTCTGTCTTGTAGTTCTACTCTCCTTTCTCTTTCATCTTCCATCGTCTTTTTCCTCTTCCTTGTCATCAATCTCACCATGCTCTGCTTTACTCCATTTTAatagctctctttctcttcacAGATCCGCTTCTCCTTCTTATTACGCATCTAGAATTCAGATGTGTGATAATTCATATCCAAAGACAGCCTCTTGGAAGGAAGATAAGGAATGCTGTAGTTGGGATGGGGTCGAGTGTGACCAAACCACACGCCATGTTATTGGCCTCGACCTCAGTTGCAGTTGGCTCAATGGCCCCATTCATTCCAACAGTACCCTCTTCTTTCTTCCCCATCTCAGGACCTTGAATCTCGCTGGCAATTGCTTCAATGAATCCCTAATTTCGCCTGAGTTTGGCAAGTTTAAGACTTTGACTCATCTTAACCTTTCTTTTTCCTGTTTTTCTGGCAAAATCCCGAACGAAATCTCTCATTTGTCTTCGCTGGTTTCACTTGATCTTTCACTCAACGATGAGCTTTTAATTGAAACACCAGTATGGAAAAGAGTCATTTATAACCTTACTCAGTTAAGGGAACTTCTTCTGGATTGGTCAGATATGTCCTCAATCAGAGCTAATTCCTTGATGAACCTATCCTCCTCTTTGACAACTCTTAGTCTCAATGACTGTATGTTGCAGGGAAAACTCCAAAATAACTTCCTCGGCCTTCCCAGCATACAAACCCTTGATCTAGGGTTTAATGACAATCTTGATTTGGGTCCTTTTTCAAAGTGTAATTGGAGCAGTATTTACCTGAAATTCTTAGATCTCTCTTTTATAAGCTTTTCAGAAGAATTACCTAATTTTATCAGCAATATGAAGTCTTTGAAGCATTTGAATCTCGCTAATTGCAATTTGATTGGGTCAATTCCAATATCACTTGGAAACCTTACAAAACTTACTTCTTTGGATATGTCATCTAATAATTTCAGCG GTTTGCTACCGTTGTCACTATTGAACTTGCCCAATCTCTCAACTTTACACCTTGGCTATAATCAACTTGTTGGTCCCCTTCCTAATCAT TTGGTTGGCATCATTGCTGTTGAAGTAATTG ATTCGAGGTTGTTGCCTCCAATGTTTCAAAACATATCAGTAACTTCTGTGCACTTGAACAGATCAAGACCTCTACGGCTAACGCAAAG
- the LOC126693686 gene encoding receptor-like protein 35 isoform X1, with amino-acid sequence MGCLGWKYQLFCLVVLLSFLFHLPSSFSSSLSSISPCSALLHFNSSLSLHRSASPSYYASRIQMCDNSYPKTASWKEDKECCSWDGVECDQTTRHVIGLDLSCSWLNGPIHSNSTLFFLPHLRTLNLAGNCFNESLISPEFGKFKTLTHLNLSFSCFSGKIPNEISHLSSLVSLDLSLNDELLIETPVWKRVIYNLTQLRELLLDWSDMSSIRANSLMNLSSSLTTLSLNDCMLQGKLQNNFLGLPSIQTLDLGFNDNLDLGPFSKCNWSSIYLKFLDLSFISFSEELPNFISNMKSLKHLNLANCNLIGSIPISLGNLTKLTSLDMSSNNFSGLLPLSLLNLPNLSTLHLGYNQLVGPLPNHVSGFNLIDLSLGSNFLNGTLPSWLFNLPSLVTLSLDDNQFIGEIDEFKYNSLEYLDLGYNKLQGSIPRSISRFVNLTYLSLSSNNLSIMLESEMFSKLKNLELLDFSNNNLVGINNNVTYTLPNLQLLNLSSCNISEFPIFLRTTTTLLLLDLSKNKIYGQIPRWLGDVGRDSLYFLDLRDNLLQGPFPNLSFLSLRYIFVSNNKLIGEIPSLICNASSLYVLDLSHNNLSGMVPKCLVQSNVLSVLDLRMNSLHGTIPTTFSTGNKFRNINLNGNQLEGPLPRSLANCRNLEVLDLGSNKINGTFPYWLEGLLNLQVLVIRSNKFQGCIGNPKTKFPFPNLRILDISNNEFNGPLPIKYFKFLKAMTNVDEGKVAIKYMGEGYYQDSLNVMMKGLYIELVRIQTVFTIIDFSKNSFSGEMPQIIGRLKSLKGLNFSHNNLTGYIPSSFGNLSNLEWLDLSFNKLIGEIPRQLANLSWLEVLNLSHNQLTGHIPSGKQFNTFDNDSYTENLGLCGFPLSTKCNSYAAKKPPPLTLQQKDNIEPQNGFSWQAILMGYGCGVIFGMLMGYLMFKIGKPKWIVRMVKLE; translated from the exons ATGGGGTGTTTAGGTTGGAAATATCAATTGTTCTGTCTTGTAGTTCTACTCTCCTTTCTCTTTCATCTTCCATCGTCTTTTTCCTCTTCCTTGTCATCAATCTCACCATGCTCTGCTTTACTCCATTTTAatagctctctttctcttcacAGATCCGCTTCTCCTTCTTATTACGCATCTAGAATTCAGATGTGTGATAATTCATATCCAAAGACAGCCTCTTGGAAGGAAGATAAGGAATGCTGTAGTTGGGATGGGGTCGAGTGTGACCAAACCACACGCCATGTTATTGGCCTCGACCTCAGTTGCAGTTGGCTCAATGGCCCCATTCATTCCAACAGTACCCTCTTCTTTCTTCCCCATCTCAGGACCTTGAATCTCGCTGGCAATTGCTTCAATGAATCCCTAATTTCGCCTGAGTTTGGCAAGTTTAAGACTTTGACTCATCTTAACCTTTCTTTTTCCTGTTTTTCTGGCAAAATCCCGAACGAAATCTCTCATTTGTCTTCGCTGGTTTCACTTGATCTTTCACTCAACGATGAGCTTTTAATTGAAACACCAGTATGGAAAAGAGTCATTTATAACCTTACTCAGTTAAGGGAACTTCTTCTGGATTGGTCAGATATGTCCTCAATCAGAGCTAATTCCTTGATGAACCTATCCTCCTCTTTGACAACTCTTAGTCTCAATGACTGTATGTTGCAGGGAAAACTCCAAAATAACTTCCTCGGCCTTCCCAGCATACAAACCCTTGATCTAGGGTTTAATGACAATCTTGATTTGGGTCCTTTTTCAAAGTGTAATTGGAGCAGTATTTACCTGAAATTCTTAGATCTCTCTTTTATAAGCTTTTCAGAAGAATTACCTAATTTTATCAGCAATATGAAGTCTTTGAAGCATTTGAATCTCGCTAATTGCAATTTGATTGGGTCAATTCCAATATCACTTGGAAACCTTACAAAACTTACTTCTTTGGATATGTCATCTAATAATTTCAGCG GTTTGCTACCGTTGTCACTATTGAACTTGCCCAATCTCTCAACTTTACACCTTGGCTATAATCAACTTGTTGGTCCCCTTCCTAATCATGTAAGTGGTTTTAATCTTATTGATCTCTCACTAGGTTCAAATTTCCTAAATGGGACACTGCCATCTTGGTTGTTCAATTTGCCCTCTTTGGTGACATTAAGTCTTGATGATAATCAATTCATTGGTGAGATTGATGAATTCAAGTATAATTCATTGGAGTATCTTGATTTGGGTTATAATAAGTTACAGGGCTCTATACCAAGGTCAATATCTAGATTTGTTAACCTTACTTATCTATCTCTCTCATCAAATAACTTGAGTATTATGTTGGAGTCAGAAATGTTTTCAAAGCTCAAAAATCTCGAGTTacttgatttttcaaataataactTAGTTGGCATCAACAATAATGTCACCTATACCTTGCCCAATCTTCAACTGTTGAACTTGTCTTCTTGCAATATTAGTGAATTCCCAATTTTCttaagaacaacaacaacattactACTCTTAGACCTTTCcaagaacaaaatttatggTCAAATTCCAAGATGGTTGGGGGATGTGGGGAGGGattcattatattttcttgATCTTCGTGACAACTTGCTTCAAGGACCATTTCCCAATCTAAGTTTTCTTAGTCTACGATATATCTTTGTCTCCAATAACAAATTAATTGGAGAAATCCCTTCTTTAATTTGCAATGCAAGTTCCCTTTATGTTCTAGACTTATCTCATAACAACCTAAGTGGCATGGTTCCTAAGTGTTTGGTACAATCTAATGTCCTCTCAGTGTTGGATTTGCGAATGAATAGCCTTCATGGTACCATCCCTACAACATTTTCCACAGGAAATAAGTTTAGGAATATTAACCTTAATGGCAATCAATTGGAAGGGCCATTGCCAAGATCTTTAGCAAATTGTAGGAACTTGGAAGTTTTAGATCTTGGAAGTAATAAGATAAATGGAACCTTCCCTTATTGGTTGGAAGGTCTTTTAAATTTACAGGTTCTTGTCATAAGATCCAACAAATTTCAAGGTTGTATAGGCAATCCTAAGACCAAATTTCCTTTCCCAAATCTGCGAATCCTTGACATCTCTAACAATGAGTTTAATGGTCCTTTgccaataaaatatttcaaatttttgaaagcCATGACAAATGTGGATGAAGGAAAAGTTGCAATAAAATATATGGGAGAGGGGTATTATCAAGATTCTTTGAATGTGATGATGAAAGGGTTATATATTGAGTTGGTGAGAATCCAAACTGTCTTCACGatcattgatttttcaaaaaatagttttagtgggGAGATGCCACAGATAATTGGGAGGCTAAAATCACTCAAGGGGCTCAACTTTTCTCACAATAACCTTACAGGTTATATTCCATCATCATTTGGAAATTTGAGCAATCTTGAATGGTTAGACCTCTCTTTCAACAAGCTTATCGGGGAGATTCCTAGGCAATTGGCAAATTTGTCGTGGCTTGAAGTTTTAAATCTGTCGCATAACCAACTTACAGGACACATACCTTCAGGAAAGCAATTTAATACATTTGATAATGATTCATACACTGAAAACTTGGGATTATGTGGATTTCCGTTGTCAACAAAGTGCAATAGCTATGCGGCAAAGAAACCACCACCATTGACCTTACAACAAAAAGACAATATAGAGCCTCAAAATGGGTTTAGTTGGCAAGCTATATTGATGGGTTATGGATGTGGAGTGATATTTGGAATGTTGATGGGATATCTTATGTTTAAAATTGGAAAACCAAAGTGGATTGTGAGGATGGTCAAGTTAGAGTAA